The following coding sequences lie in one Prevotella nigrescens genomic window:
- a CDS encoding outer membrane beta-barrel family protein, with the protein MQNKPFSSLSLFFLFFFAFGFPTHGQNLFGKVTSGKTSIEYCNVILRQASDSLFISGTVTDSVGMFSFNKVKEGKYFVEISCLGYAKKRLPVSISAKDDTQLNVMLEPSEILMKEATVTATRKMWEKKANSIVMNVEGTPLANMFSPTDVLSYMPGVMADASGIRLMGKDNMLILIDNRMVRSFSEVENLPVKSIKSIAIERNAGVKYDSKYTSILRIATKKWKDNMAVELSERTQFGRELSQREGMNVNWGLNKLTASLDVTGNFRNSKEYSMVEQQNTLKAIRYFSQQTLNTRRKGFDLAADIKYEFGESHYLQIHDDFYTSTNKPFLASTVQYLEPNLRKEVFTNTTSDYRERNNRLNLFYNVPIISKGRIEFSLDYIYQSTRDKQAIEEISDTEKTDFPILYNGQYHVYLAKLNYTGQFFKWIDGSVGADFMTLRNHTLSDSKSMKSGLLNSKGRHTERQFAYYVNLQKQIGKILDVQAGVRSEFVRMEYTELKPSQQRTKRLCKLFPFFSLSLDLSPKWSLSFAFDRKMNLPSYQELNPIITYFDRYSYRIGNPALEPVCFNNLSFSVLYDRSLNIYAEYSFIRNQILEVPTTDSEKQTIRITPINLARSYQVSLGASLSRQFGKHRISISTAFLAQRSELKASSEADNSHLFTSLQSSISYVYQFIGDADFYVRANYTGQENDAISRQSSVFGTTAGMNFRFFRKRLQLNIAYNNLLCTKRSVSEVVYASLKSVETNNADKRIFSVSLKYNINAFSRKNEVKSIDDILRRL; encoded by the coding sequence ATGCAAAATAAACCCTTTTCTTCCCTGTCTCTGTTTTTTCTCTTCTTCTTTGCCTTTGGTTTTCCGACCCATGGACAGAACCTTTTTGGGAAGGTAACCTCTGGCAAGACGTCCATTGAATATTGTAATGTAATTCTTAGACAGGCATCTGATTCTCTATTTATTTCTGGTACAGTAACAGATAGTGTGGGAATGTTTTCCTTTAATAAGGTGAAGGAGGGAAAGTATTTCGTGGAAATATCTTGTTTGGGATATGCCAAGAAACGGCTGCCGGTCAGCATTTCTGCCAAAGATGACACCCAATTAAATGTTATGCTTGAGCCTTCTGAAATTTTAATGAAGGAAGCAACGGTTACCGCAACGCGCAAAATGTGGGAAAAGAAAGCGAATTCCATCGTTATGAATGTTGAAGGAACGCCGCTTGCCAATATGTTTTCTCCAACAGATGTCTTATCGTATATGCCAGGAGTGATGGCTGATGCTTCGGGGATAAGACTAATGGGGAAAGACAACATGCTTATCTTGATAGATAATCGCATGGTCCGCTCTTTCTCCGAAGTAGAAAACCTGCCTGTAAAATCTATAAAATCAATTGCTATAGAACGGAATGCAGGTGTAAAATACGACAGTAAATATACTTCCATTTTACGGATTGCGACAAAGAAATGGAAGGATAATATGGCTGTGGAACTTAGCGAAAGGACGCAATTTGGCAGAGAACTGTCTCAACGTGAGGGCATGAATGTTAATTGGGGGCTGAATAAGCTGACTGCGAGTTTGGACGTTACAGGCAACTTCCGTAACAGTAAGGAATATTCCATGGTAGAACAACAAAACACATTAAAAGCCATTCGCTATTTCAGTCAGCAGACTTTGAATACTCGACGAAAAGGTTTCGATTTGGCAGCAGACATTAAATATGAGTTTGGCGAGAGCCATTATCTGCAAATTCACGACGACTTTTATACCTCAACCAATAAGCCCTTTCTGGCAAGTACTGTGCAATATCTTGAGCCAAATCTACGCAAGGAAGTTTTTACGAATACGACATCGGATTACAGGGAAAGGAACAATCGGTTGAATTTATTTTATAATGTCCCGATAATAAGTAAAGGTCGGATTGAATTCAGCCTCGATTATATATACCAATCTACGAGAGACAAACAAGCCATTGAGGAGATTTCCGATACTGAAAAGACTGATTTTCCGATTCTGTATAATGGGCAATACCACGTGTATTTGGCAAAATTGAACTATACAGGACAGTTTTTCAAGTGGATAGATGGAAGTGTCGGAGCTGATTTCATGACTTTGCGGAACCATACGCTTTCCGATTCTAAGTCGATGAAAAGCGGTTTGCTAAACAGCAAGGGCAGACACACAGAACGCCAATTTGCCTATTATGTAAATCTGCAAAAGCAAATAGGCAAAATTTTAGATGTACAGGCTGGTGTCAGAAGCGAGTTTGTACGCATGGAATACACCGAGCTCAAACCATCTCAGCAACGCACAAAGCGACTTTGCAAATTGTTTCCTTTTTTTTCATTAAGCCTTGACTTGTCGCCTAAATGGAGTTTATCATTCGCATTCGACAGGAAAATGAACCTCCCATCTTACCAAGAATTGAATCCGATAATTACCTATTTCGATAGATACAGTTACCGAATTGGAAATCCTGCTTTAGAACCTGTCTGTTTTAATAACCTTTCGTTCAGCGTATTATACGACCGCTCGTTGAACATCTATGCAGAATATTCATTCATCAGGAACCAGATTTTGGAAGTCCCCACAACCGACAGCGAGAAACAAACAATAAGAATTACGCCTATTAACCTTGCCAGAAGCTACCAAGTAAGCCTCGGGGCAAGTCTGTCGAGGCAGTTTGGCAAGCATCGCATCAGCATCAGTACTGCTTTCTTAGCACAAAGGAGTGAGCTAAAAGCAAGTAGCGAAGCAGACAACTCTCATTTATTCACCTCCCTGCAGAGTTCGATATCCTATGTCTACCAATTCATAGGAGATGCAGATTTCTATGTCAGGGCAAATTACACAGGGCAGGAGAACGATGCCATATCAAGGCAGTCTTCAGTCTTTGGCACAACGGCTGGCATGAATTTCAGGTTCTTTCGTAAGAGACTACAGCTCAACATAGCCTATAACAACCTGCTATGTACAAAACGCTCTGTGTCGGAAGTGGTCTACGCAAGCCTTAAGTCTGTAGAAACGAACAACGCCGACAAGCGGATTTTCTCTGTGAGCTTAAAGTACAACATCAATGCATTCTCACGTAAAAACGAGGTTAAAAGCATTGATGATATCCTGAGACGGCTATAA